A stretch of the Argentina anserina chromosome 6, drPotAnse1.1, whole genome shotgun sequence genome encodes the following:
- the LOC126798776 gene encoding flocculation protein FLO11-like isoform X3 encodes MEDSDSLPNSDLHPRRLSLIDVSCEDDSLIDSFTGDFKFSEDQVNRSLELFGGAAANKLDAVPENLELDEQAMQPLKSLEPEVKKKKGKYNLRESIAWNSAFLTGPGVLDAEELSSMIDGDKSETRMLPGIQEEVYRSTDTISTVESDTLTLESVEANLFEDVRASIQRSSNASKLVDESTKVGSGVPEDSSATASKGVDSASQDKGRSRLASKKTSIDVQKPGILRRQASRCSQSVSSSGESTTSLLKRPKVLGNPNPSSSALTKRASTGGALLKIEKDSVKSTTSRGAPVPKAPLSARVVPKPRPSTKTTTLGAPARREAASSFNSSGGTASNNINKSPFNSKRKTDSRTDNTPSSASTFKTSPRIESRNKSQSGKSLRSSNLIPVTKLLSSISPASSVSEWSSESSRASLDTVSLKSGSVDFDAPLISDMENHAKDLSSLGHETQASGLLRRSVVKAPMERNGAVPPTSKPSGLRLPSPKIGFFDGVKSAGSTPNGSKQPHQLIPSISPKSGTGTASLTGGQSKGHLGTLQPARTVTKVGSKKLDIRQMAVNMKPTSSVPGQHSLKAAKEVLTPSRKSISPKVDCKVDPKTGMKNQLKDEKTGTEGHGIDIKEEENCFVEKNTSVAISIDQVTSELKDTPVKAAKVTPINGDSTSLCEPFSTTDADQKIASVKVGKVAVLEPHNVKHDSHSLNAFEERKESQVEEQVHNLSRQVGAMDTSAETQQILVGESLSSTQFQQ; translated from the exons ATGGAAGATTCCGATTCGCTCCCCAATTCCGACCTCCATCCCAGACGCCTCAGCCTCATCGATGTTTCTTGTGAGGACGATTCCCTCATCGATTCCTTCACCGGTGACTTCAAGTTTTCAG AAGACCAAGTTAATAGAAGTCTTGAGTTGTTCGGGGGCGCTGCGGCTAACAAGTTAGATGCGGTTCCTGAAAACCTGGAGCTCGATGAGCAAGCTATGCAACCTTTGAAGTCGCTGGAACCGgaagtgaagaagaagaagggaaaGTATAACTTGCGCGAAAGTATAGCTTGGAATAGTGCTTTTCTTACTGGTCCAG GTGTTCTTGATGCTGAGGAGCTGTCGAGCATGATTGATGGAGATAAGAGTGAAACAAGGATGTTACCTGGGATTCAGGAAGAAGTTTATAGGTCTACTGATACAATCTCCACCGTAGAAAGTGACACTTTGACACTCGAAAGTGTTGAGGCCAATTTGTTTGAAGATGTCAGAGCTTCAATCCAGAGATCAAGCAATGCATCAAAATTAGTGGATGAAAGTACTAAAGTGGGTTCAGGAGTTCCAGAAGACAGTAGTGCCACTG CTTCAAAGGGGGTGGATTCGGCTTCTCAAGATAAG GGAAGGTCTAGGCTCGCTTCTAAGAAGACAAGCATCGACGTACAAAAACCAGGGATATTGAGAAGGCAGGCTTCCAGATGCTCACAG TCTGTTTCTTCAAGTGGAGAGTCAACTACATCTCTTTTGAAGCGACCAAAGGTATTGGGGAATCCTAATCCTAGCTCATCAGCTTTAACTAAGAGAGCTTCTACAGGTGGTGCCCTtctcaaaattgaaaaggaCAGTGTCAAAAGCACAACTA GTAGAGGGGCTCCAGTGCCAAAAGCACCTTTAAGTGCTCGAGTAGTGCCCAAGCCCAGACCATCAACTAAGACTACCACCTTGGGTGCTCCTGCCAGGAGAGAAGCAGCTTCCTCATTCAATAGTTCTGGCGGTACTGCATCCAACAACATTAATAAATCTCCTTTCAActccaaaaggaaaactgattcCAGGACTGACAATACACCTTCCTCTGCTTCAACCTTCAAAACATCACCTCGAATTGAATCAAGAAATAAAAGTCAGTCTGGGAAATCGCTTCGCTCGTCTAATTTGATTCCTGTGACAAAGCTGCTCTCTAGCATATCACCTGCCAGCTCTGTCAGCGAATGGTCCTCAGAGTCATCAAGAGCTAGCCTAGACACGGTATCTCTTAAAAGTGGTTCTGTTGATTTTGATGCACCACTGATTTCGGATATGGAAAACCATGCTAAGGATCTAAGCTCTCTTGGACATGAGACTCAGGCAAGTGGACTGCTCCGTAGATCCGTGGTGAAAGCCCCTATGGAGAGAAATGGTGCAGTCCCTCCAACTTCAAAACCTTCTGGATTGCGATTGCCATCACCAAAAATTGGCTTCTTTGATGGG GTGAAGTCGGCTGGATCCACTCCCAATGGAAGTAAGCAACCTCATCAGCTCATTCCTAGTATCTCGCCTAAGTCTGGGACAGGAACTGCTAGCCTGACTGGGGGCCAAAGCAAGGGACATCTGGGAACACTTCAACCTGCTAGAACTGTAACGAAGGTGGGTAGTAAAAAGCTCGATATTAGACAGATGGCCGTTAATATGAAACCTACATCTTCAGTACCTGGTCAGCATTCATTAAAAGCTGCAAAGGAAGTCCTGACTCCTTCAAGGAAGAGCATATCTCCCAAAGTTGATTGTAAAGTAGATCCTAAAACTGGCATGAAAAATCAGTTGAAGGATGAGAAAACTGGAACTGAAGGACATGGCATTGACATCAAGGAGGAAGAAAACTGTTTTGTTGAGAAGAATACTAGCGTTGCTATATCAATTGATCAAGTGACGTCAGAACTAAAGGATACACCTGTAAAGGCTGCAAAAGTCACTCCTATCAATGGAGACTCTACTAGTCTCTGTGAGCCATTCTCCACTACCGATGCTGACCAAAAAATTGCTTCTGTGAAAGTGGGCAAAGTTGCAGTATTGGAACCACATAATGTGAAGCACGATTCACATAGCCTGAATGCCTTTGAGGAGAGGAAAGAATCGCAAGTTGAAGAGCAAGTTCACAACTTGAGCAGACAAGTTGGAGCTATGGACACAAGTGCCGAGACTCAGCAAATCCTTGTTGGTGAGTCTCTTTCCTCTACTCAGTTTCAGCAATGA
- the LOC126798776 gene encoding flocculation protein FLO11-like isoform X1 codes for MEDSDSLPNSDLHPRRLSLIDVSCEDDSLIDSFTGDFKFSEDQVNRSLELFGGAAANKLDAVPENLELDEQAMQPLKSLEPEVKKKKGKYNLRESIAWNSAFLTGPGVLDAEELSSMIDGDKSETRMLPGIQEEVYRSTDTISTVESDTLTLESVEANLFEDVRASIQRSSNASKLVDESTKVGSGVPEDSSATASKGVDSASQDKGRSRLASKKTSIDVQKPGILRRQASRCSQVLQSVSSSGESTTSLLKRPKVLGNPNPSSSALTKRASTGGALLKIEKDSVKSTTSRGAPVPKAPLSARVVPKPRPSTKTTTLGAPARREAASSFNSSGGTASNNINKSPFNSKRKTDSRTDNTPSSASTFKTSPRIESRNKSQSGKSLRSSNLIPVTKLLSSISPASSVSEWSSESSRASLDTVSLKSGSVDFDAPLISDMENHAKDLSSLGHETQASGLLRRSVVKAPMERNGAVPPTSKPSGLRLPSPKIGFFDGVKSAGSTPNGSKQPHQLIPSISPKSGTGTASLTGGQSKGHLGTLQPARTVTKVGSKKLDIRQMAVNMKPTSSVPGQHSLKAAKEVLTPSRKSISPKVDCKVDPKTGMKNQLKDEKTGTEGHGIDIKEEENCFVEKNTSVAISIDQVTSELKDTPVKAAKVTPINGDSTSLCEPFSTTDADQKIASVKVGKVAVLEPHNVKHDSHSLNAFEERKESQVEEQVHNLSRQVGAMDTSAETQQILVGESLSSTQFQQ; via the exons ATGGAAGATTCCGATTCGCTCCCCAATTCCGACCTCCATCCCAGACGCCTCAGCCTCATCGATGTTTCTTGTGAGGACGATTCCCTCATCGATTCCTTCACCGGTGACTTCAAGTTTTCAG AAGACCAAGTTAATAGAAGTCTTGAGTTGTTCGGGGGCGCTGCGGCTAACAAGTTAGATGCGGTTCCTGAAAACCTGGAGCTCGATGAGCAAGCTATGCAACCTTTGAAGTCGCTGGAACCGgaagtgaagaagaagaagggaaaGTATAACTTGCGCGAAAGTATAGCTTGGAATAGTGCTTTTCTTACTGGTCCAG GTGTTCTTGATGCTGAGGAGCTGTCGAGCATGATTGATGGAGATAAGAGTGAAACAAGGATGTTACCTGGGATTCAGGAAGAAGTTTATAGGTCTACTGATACAATCTCCACCGTAGAAAGTGACACTTTGACACTCGAAAGTGTTGAGGCCAATTTGTTTGAAGATGTCAGAGCTTCAATCCAGAGATCAAGCAATGCATCAAAATTAGTGGATGAAAGTACTAAAGTGGGTTCAGGAGTTCCAGAAGACAGTAGTGCCACTG CTTCAAAGGGGGTGGATTCGGCTTCTCAAGATAAG GGAAGGTCTAGGCTCGCTTCTAAGAAGACAAGCATCGACGTACAAAAACCAGGGATATTGAGAAGGCAGGCTTCCAGATGCTCACAGGTATTACAG TCTGTTTCTTCAAGTGGAGAGTCAACTACATCTCTTTTGAAGCGACCAAAGGTATTGGGGAATCCTAATCCTAGCTCATCAGCTTTAACTAAGAGAGCTTCTACAGGTGGTGCCCTtctcaaaattgaaaaggaCAGTGTCAAAAGCACAACTA GTAGAGGGGCTCCAGTGCCAAAAGCACCTTTAAGTGCTCGAGTAGTGCCCAAGCCCAGACCATCAACTAAGACTACCACCTTGGGTGCTCCTGCCAGGAGAGAAGCAGCTTCCTCATTCAATAGTTCTGGCGGTACTGCATCCAACAACATTAATAAATCTCCTTTCAActccaaaaggaaaactgattcCAGGACTGACAATACACCTTCCTCTGCTTCAACCTTCAAAACATCACCTCGAATTGAATCAAGAAATAAAAGTCAGTCTGGGAAATCGCTTCGCTCGTCTAATTTGATTCCTGTGACAAAGCTGCTCTCTAGCATATCACCTGCCAGCTCTGTCAGCGAATGGTCCTCAGAGTCATCAAGAGCTAGCCTAGACACGGTATCTCTTAAAAGTGGTTCTGTTGATTTTGATGCACCACTGATTTCGGATATGGAAAACCATGCTAAGGATCTAAGCTCTCTTGGACATGAGACTCAGGCAAGTGGACTGCTCCGTAGATCCGTGGTGAAAGCCCCTATGGAGAGAAATGGTGCAGTCCCTCCAACTTCAAAACCTTCTGGATTGCGATTGCCATCACCAAAAATTGGCTTCTTTGATGGG GTGAAGTCGGCTGGATCCACTCCCAATGGAAGTAAGCAACCTCATCAGCTCATTCCTAGTATCTCGCCTAAGTCTGGGACAGGAACTGCTAGCCTGACTGGGGGCCAAAGCAAGGGACATCTGGGAACACTTCAACCTGCTAGAACTGTAACGAAGGTGGGTAGTAAAAAGCTCGATATTAGACAGATGGCCGTTAATATGAAACCTACATCTTCAGTACCTGGTCAGCATTCATTAAAAGCTGCAAAGGAAGTCCTGACTCCTTCAAGGAAGAGCATATCTCCCAAAGTTGATTGTAAAGTAGATCCTAAAACTGGCATGAAAAATCAGTTGAAGGATGAGAAAACTGGAACTGAAGGACATGGCATTGACATCAAGGAGGAAGAAAACTGTTTTGTTGAGAAGAATACTAGCGTTGCTATATCAATTGATCAAGTGACGTCAGAACTAAAGGATACACCTGTAAAGGCTGCAAAAGTCACTCCTATCAATGGAGACTCTACTAGTCTCTGTGAGCCATTCTCCACTACCGATGCTGACCAAAAAATTGCTTCTGTGAAAGTGGGCAAAGTTGCAGTATTGGAACCACATAATGTGAAGCACGATTCACATAGCCTGAATGCCTTTGAGGAGAGGAAAGAATCGCAAGTTGAAGAGCAAGTTCACAACTTGAGCAGACAAGTTGGAGCTATGGACACAAGTGCCGAGACTCAGCAAATCCTTGTTGGTGAGTCTCTTTCCTCTACTCAGTTTCAGCAATGA
- the LOC126798776 gene encoding flocculation protein FLO11-like isoform X2, with protein MEDSDSLPNSDLHPRRLSLIDVSCEDDSLIDSFTGDFKFSEDQVNRSLELFGGAAANKLDAVPENLELDEQAMQPLKSLEPEVKKKKGKYNLRESIAWNSAFLTGPGVLDAEELSSMIDGDKSETRMLPGIQEEVYRSTDTISTVESDTLTLESVEANLFEDVRASIQRSSNASKLVDESTKVGSGVPEDSSATASKGVDSASQDKGRSRLASKKTSIDVQKPGILRRQASRCSQVLQSVSSSGESTTSLLKRPKVLGNPNPSSSALTKRASTGGALLKIEKDSVKSTTSKGAPVPKAPLSARVVPKPRPSTKTTTLGAPARREAASSFNSSGGTASNNINKSPFNSKRKTDSRTDNTPSSASTFKTSPRIESRNKSQSGKSLRSSNLIPVTKLLSSISPASSVSEWSSESSRASLDTVSLKSGSVDFDAPLISDMENHAKDLSSLGHETQASGLLRRSVVKAPMERNGAVPPTSKPSGLRLPSPKIGFFDGVKSAGSTPNGSKQPHQLIPSISPKSGTGTASLTGGQSKGHLGTLQPARTVTKVGSKKLDIRQMAVNMKPTSSVPGQHSLKAAKEVLTPSRKSISPKVDCKVDPKTGMKNQLKDEKTGTEGHGIDIKEEENCFVEKNTSVAISIDQVTSELKDTPVKAAKVTPINGDSTSLCEPFSTTDADQKIASVKVGKVAVLEPHNVKHDSHSLNAFEERKESQVEEQVHNLSRQVGAMDTSAETQQILVGESLSSTQFQQ; from the exons ATGGAAGATTCCGATTCGCTCCCCAATTCCGACCTCCATCCCAGACGCCTCAGCCTCATCGATGTTTCTTGTGAGGACGATTCCCTCATCGATTCCTTCACCGGTGACTTCAAGTTTTCAG AAGACCAAGTTAATAGAAGTCTTGAGTTGTTCGGGGGCGCTGCGGCTAACAAGTTAGATGCGGTTCCTGAAAACCTGGAGCTCGATGAGCAAGCTATGCAACCTTTGAAGTCGCTGGAACCGgaagtgaagaagaagaagggaaaGTATAACTTGCGCGAAAGTATAGCTTGGAATAGTGCTTTTCTTACTGGTCCAG GTGTTCTTGATGCTGAGGAGCTGTCGAGCATGATTGATGGAGATAAGAGTGAAACAAGGATGTTACCTGGGATTCAGGAAGAAGTTTATAGGTCTACTGATACAATCTCCACCGTAGAAAGTGACACTTTGACACTCGAAAGTGTTGAGGCCAATTTGTTTGAAGATGTCAGAGCTTCAATCCAGAGATCAAGCAATGCATCAAAATTAGTGGATGAAAGTACTAAAGTGGGTTCAGGAGTTCCAGAAGACAGTAGTGCCACTG CTTCAAAGGGGGTGGATTCGGCTTCTCAAGATAAG GGAAGGTCTAGGCTCGCTTCTAAGAAGACAAGCATCGACGTACAAAAACCAGGGATATTGAGAAGGCAGGCTTCCAGATGCTCACAGGTATTACAG TCTGTTTCTTCAAGTGGAGAGTCAACTACATCTCTTTTGAAGCGACCAAAGGTATTGGGGAATCCTAATCCTAGCTCATCAGCTTTAACTAAGAGAGCTTCTACAGGTGGTGCCCTtctcaaaattgaaaaggaCAGTGTCAAAAGCACAACTAGTAA AGGGGCTCCAGTGCCAAAAGCACCTTTAAGTGCTCGAGTAGTGCCCAAGCCCAGACCATCAACTAAGACTACCACCTTGGGTGCTCCTGCCAGGAGAGAAGCAGCTTCCTCATTCAATAGTTCTGGCGGTACTGCATCCAACAACATTAATAAATCTCCTTTCAActccaaaaggaaaactgattcCAGGACTGACAATACACCTTCCTCTGCTTCAACCTTCAAAACATCACCTCGAATTGAATCAAGAAATAAAAGTCAGTCTGGGAAATCGCTTCGCTCGTCTAATTTGATTCCTGTGACAAAGCTGCTCTCTAGCATATCACCTGCCAGCTCTGTCAGCGAATGGTCCTCAGAGTCATCAAGAGCTAGCCTAGACACGGTATCTCTTAAAAGTGGTTCTGTTGATTTTGATGCACCACTGATTTCGGATATGGAAAACCATGCTAAGGATCTAAGCTCTCTTGGACATGAGACTCAGGCAAGTGGACTGCTCCGTAGATCCGTGGTGAAAGCCCCTATGGAGAGAAATGGTGCAGTCCCTCCAACTTCAAAACCTTCTGGATTGCGATTGCCATCACCAAAAATTGGCTTCTTTGATGGG GTGAAGTCGGCTGGATCCACTCCCAATGGAAGTAAGCAACCTCATCAGCTCATTCCTAGTATCTCGCCTAAGTCTGGGACAGGAACTGCTAGCCTGACTGGGGGCCAAAGCAAGGGACATCTGGGAACACTTCAACCTGCTAGAACTGTAACGAAGGTGGGTAGTAAAAAGCTCGATATTAGACAGATGGCCGTTAATATGAAACCTACATCTTCAGTACCTGGTCAGCATTCATTAAAAGCTGCAAAGGAAGTCCTGACTCCTTCAAGGAAGAGCATATCTCCCAAAGTTGATTGTAAAGTAGATCCTAAAACTGGCATGAAAAATCAGTTGAAGGATGAGAAAACTGGAACTGAAGGACATGGCATTGACATCAAGGAGGAAGAAAACTGTTTTGTTGAGAAGAATACTAGCGTTGCTATATCAATTGATCAAGTGACGTCAGAACTAAAGGATACACCTGTAAAGGCTGCAAAAGTCACTCCTATCAATGGAGACTCTACTAGTCTCTGTGAGCCATTCTCCACTACCGATGCTGACCAAAAAATTGCTTCTGTGAAAGTGGGCAAAGTTGCAGTATTGGAACCACATAATGTGAAGCACGATTCACATAGCCTGAATGCCTTTGAGGAGAGGAAAGAATCGCAAGTTGAAGAGCAAGTTCACAACTTGAGCAGACAAGTTGGAGCTATGGACACAAGTGCCGAGACTCAGCAAATCCTTGTTGGTGAGTCTCTTTCCTCTACTCAGTTTCAGCAATGA
- the LOC126799455 gene encoding cyclic nucleotide-gated ion channel 1-like, translating into MQHNNSNDGPNETRLSIRDWNHLDVEGKAKKIQQANLISGGKYRPRDAIFVLSCVVGFFIDPFFFYIWIIDDNKKCIFEESKLRISFLVSRSVVDFFYVAAIMRNCGTRSSGYTSRRIKLLRFLLAFNLAFPYPQLAVLADDPTGPTLLLFYSQYMSRISQIYEWVKHINIETRYGRWVKGVSDLCPFFLTAHLVGAMWYFFAIHKETSCWLKACRNNAPYAPGLTYVYCRGRETLSKRNCTDVINKSCPTNPSVSHFGMYLDLIKFNTTRTTNCGSKLLQCFTWGLRNLSSLGSNLEASSDTEQNVFIIFISISGIILYLIYINEQMQTYRQLAKKLSKKLKFNRKIQQISPDVDLWLYKNADIPKKMKTVIMDTVRYRVEEDKDFHVEDIISILNPVHRRFIMRPLCLDILKTVPLLEHMDAQVLTAISEHINWVFYAVDSYIIREGEPLRKMFFIRQGTALTYTTCIDRSHQYRASGGSTSGSSITNNLEKDDLYGAELLEWAFSFGSFTNLPASTRTVVPQERVEAFVIRAKDLKKIVSMFWWQFSRNLQLNDIEDSLLRQLKFMAISSLLRQRKAMANRGTGWDQVYNKLIKSD; encoded by the exons ATGCAGCACAACAACTCCAACGATGGCCCAAACGAGACGAGGTTGAG TATTCGGGATTGGAATCATCTGGATGTGGAGGGGAAAGCAAAGAAGATTCAGCAAGCCAACTTGATTTCTGGTGGGAAATATAGGCCAAGGGATGCGATATTTGTACTGTCTTGCGTTGTTGGATTCTTCATAGatcctttcttcttctacatttGGATCATTGACGACAATAAAAAGTGTATATTCGAAGAGAGCAAGCTGCGGatatcatttctcgtttcacgATCTGTAGTAGATTTCTTCTATGTTGCGGCCATTATGCGAAATTGTGGCACACGAAGTTCCGGCTACACATCTCGGCGCATTAAACTACTTCGCTTTCTTTTGGCATTTAATCTTGCTTTCCCCTACCCTCAG TTGGCTGTTCTGGCCGACGACCCTACTGGGCCTACTCTACTCCTTTTCTACTCCCAATATATGTCCCGGATTAGTCAAATCTACGAATGGGTCAAACACATTAACATTGAGACTCGATACGGAAGATGGGTTAAAGGGGTATCGGATCTTTGTCCTTTCTTCCTCACTGCTCAT CTTGTCGGAGCGATGTGGTATTTTTTCGCTATTCATAAGGAGACGAGCTGTTGGCTAAAAGCCTGTCGAAATAATGCACCGTATGCTCCTGGACTTACTTATGTATACTGTAGAGGACGAGAGACTCTGTCAAAAAGAAATTGTACTGATGTCATAAATAAATCATGCCCTACAAATCCATCGGTGTCGCACTTTGGTATGTATCTTGATCTTATTAAGTTTAATACAACGAGGACAACAAATTGCGGGTCAAAGCTGTTGCAGTGCTTCACGTGGGGTTTGCGAAATTTGAG TTCTTTAGGTTCAAACTTAGAGGCGAGTTCAGACACAGAGCAAAACGtctttataattttcatttcTATAAGCGGCATAATACTATACTTGATATATATCAACGAACAAATGCAG ACATATAGGCAGTTGGCAAAGAAGCTATCAAAGAAGCTTAAATTCAACCGGAAGATACAACAGATATCTCCAGACGTAGATTTGTGGTTGTACAAAAATGCCGATatcccaaagaagatgaagacgGTGATCATGGATACTGTACGATATAGAGTGGAAGAGGACAAAGATTTTCATGTGGAAGATATCATCTCTATTCTTAACCCAGTTCATAGAAGATTCATCATGCGCCCTCTTTGCCTGGATATTCTAAAGACA GTGCCACTGCTTGAACACATGGACGCTCAAGTGTTGACAGCAATCTCCGAGCATATTAACTGGGTGTTCTATGCCGTAGACAGCTATATTATTCGAGAGGGGGAACCACTCCGAAAGATGTTCTTCATCAGGCAAGGAACTGCATTGACCTACACAACTTGCATAGATCGGAGTCATCAATATCGGGCCAGCGGAGGAAGCACGAGTGGTTCTTCGATCACCAACAaccttgagaaagatgatctCTATGGGGCAGAGCTTCTAGAGTGGGCGTTCAGTTTTGGCTCCTTTACGAACTTGCCAGCTTCAACAAGAACTGTTGTGCCCCAAGAAAGAGTTGAAGCTTTTGTCATCAGGGCCAAAGATTTGAAGAAAATTGTCTCAATGTTCTGGTGGCAGTTCAGCAGGAATCTCCAACTCAATGACATAGAGGATTCTCTGTTGAGGCAGTTGAAGTTTATGGCAATTTCTTCACTGTTACGCCAACGAAAAGCAATGGCAAATAGAGGAACTGGCTGGGATCAAGTTTACaacaaattaatcaaaagTGACTAG
- the LOC126798861 gene encoding interactor of constitutive active ROPs 2, chloroplastic: MQTPKAKSGPLEVPQRKSPATSRTAKTSGSNPDSVSSPNMATRTPKGSPKVAERRSPRSPIAERKLPRRVSELEAQLSQLQEDLKRAKDQLNSSESAKRRCQKEAEEAKNRLLTMSAKLEESEQQLQEISASEDARIQELRQLSQDRDRAWESELQAVQQQRLMDSTALASANNEIQKLKDQLEMAADSEATQSRHADSADAEVHTLRMELSETLSVVEKLKTDLSDCKESEARAVELIDSTRLQLERANATIESLQSERTKGSEFYNSLSMELDQSKNRIKSLESLVSKLQAEVAVSNSNQLVNSSGNSTLARADEVNEETEQLKEELNCLKSEVSQLRSALDAAEMRYQEEYIQTTLQIRSAYDEVESTKSESCRRETEWASELKQVRDHVEDLKTQLMGKENEMQSILEEKDRLSSQIEEKQSSQGERSELAMELKKTETALVELKASLMDKETELQNIAEENETLKIELKNKEMESNKAIDSAVVSTEAAREAEQEALMKIDHLTEEADKSTQKVARVTEQLDAAQAANSELEAELRRLKVQSDQWRKAAEAAAAILSTGNNGKFVERTGSLGSHYNPLSSPYSDDLDDDSPKKKNVTMLKKIGVLWKKGQK; the protein is encoded by the exons ATGCAGACACCAAAAGCAAA AAGTGGCCCTTTGGAAGTCCCTCAGAGGAAATCGCCAGCAACATCTAGAACTGCCAAGACATCTGGATCAAATCCTGATTCAGTATCCTCTCCCAATATGGCAACTAGAACCCCAAAAGGAAGTCCAAAAGTTGCTGAACGCAGGTCACCACGAAGTCCAATAGCCGAG AGAAAGCTGCCAAGAAGAGTGTCAGAATTGGAAGCACAACTTTCTCAATTGCAAGAGGATCTGAAGAGGGCAAAGGACCAGTTAAACTCATCTGAGTCAGCAAAGAGACGATGCCAGAAGGAGGCTGAAGAAGCCAAGAACCGGCTATTAACAATGTCTGCAAAGCTTGAAGAGTCTGAACAGCAACTTCAGGAAATTTCTGCTTCTGAAGATGCTCGTATTCAAGAGCTCCGTCAACTTTCTCAGGACCGAGACAGAGCATGGGAATCTGAACTGCAGGCTGTTCAGCAGCAACGTTTGATGGATTCAACTGCGTTGGCTTCTGCTAATAATGAAATTCAGAAGCTAAAAGATCAGCTGGAAATGGCTGCGGACTCTGAAGCCACCCAGAGCAGGCATGCAGATTCAGCAGATGCCGAGGTCCATACCTTGAGAATGGAACTTTCTGAAACTCTCTCCGTAGTTGAGAAATTGAAAACTGACCTGAGTGATTGCAAAGAATCTGAAGCAAGGGCGGTAGAACTTATAGACAGTACCCGTCTGCAATTGGAGAGGGCGAATGCAACCATTGAATCGCTCCAATCTGAAAGGACCAAAGGCTCAGAGTTTTACAACTCTCTATCAATGGAGTTGGATCAGTCTAAAAATCGCATTAAATCACTGGAGAGTCTTGTAAGCAAACTTCAGGCAGAAGTTGCTGTTAGTAACAGCAATCAATTGGTAAACTCTTCAGGCAATTCTACACTGGCTCGGGCAGATGAAGTAAATGAAGAAACAGAACAGTTAAAGGAAGAGCTGAACTGTTTAAAATCTGAAGTGAGTCAATTGAGGTCTGCATTAGATGCGGCGGAGATGAGGTACCAAGAAGAATATATTCAGACCACACTGCAGATTAGAAGTGCATATGATGAAGTTGAATCTACAAAATCTGAATCATGTCGGAGGGAAACTGAATGGGCATCAGAACTGAAGCAAGTAAGGGATCATGTTGAAGACTTGAAAACTCAGCTGATGggtaaagaaaatgaaatgcaGAGTATATTGGAGGAAAAGGACAGGCTGAGCTCGCAAATTGAGGAAAAACAATCAAGTCAAGGCGAGCGATCTGAACTTGCAATGGAGCTGAAGAAGACGGAAACTGCACTGGTAGAGTTGAAGGCCAGTTTGATGGATAAGGAGACAGAATTGCAGAACATCGCTGAGGAAAATGAAACGTTGAAGATTGAACTTAAAAACAAGGAAATGGAGAGCAACAAAGCTATTGATAGCGCTGTTGTTTCAACTGAAGCAGCAAGGGAGGCAGAGCAAGAGGCTTTAATGAAGATTGACCACTTAACTGAAGAAGCTGATAAAAGTACACAGAAAGTTGCACGAGTGACTGAACAGCTGGATGCAGCACAGGCTGCAAATTCTGAATTGGAGGCTGAGTTAAGGAGATTAAAGGTGCAGTCGGACCAGTGGAGGAAGGCTGCTGAGGCGGCTGCTGCTATTCTTTCAACAGGAAACAATGGAAAGTTTGTTGAGAGAACAGGTTCGCTTGGCAGCCACTACAATCCCTTGAGCTCACCTTATTCAGACGACTTGGACGATGACTcaccaaagaagaaaaatgtgacCATGTTGAAGAAGATTGGTGTTTTATGGAAGAAGGGCCAAAAGTAG